One genomic window of Roseateles sp. DAIF2 includes the following:
- a CDS encoding acyltransferase family protein has protein sequence MSTEYRPEVDGLRAIAVLSVMLFHADIPGFTGGYVGVDIFFVISGYLITGILLRAVEARQFSIAQFYERRIRRIFPALFVVLAASTLCAGLLLFANELANFGKSLFATSLFYANYHFMHDTGYFATPAGSKPLLHMWSLAVEEQFYLLFPLYVYAAWRWFRRGLLPLTVLLSLLSFAYSLWLIERSPDQAFYSAPARAWELMVGSLLAMGLQRWPQPMRLGRSQLLAGLGLLALLLPIGLYTEATPFPAGAALPPVLGSALLIWAAATPGNAVARLLSLPPVRFTGLISYSLYLWHWPVFMFYKTYAIQAPGALETGLLLLATFALATLTWRFVERPFRRGGGARQRRQVLIAGAAAMGVGICCGALLVLGKGLPGRFDPEIGRILAVADDAPLLSSCQEPQGHPGLRLCSAGAAEPAHASFVVWGDSHAEALLPAIDASARAAGAAGLVFVRGGCPPLLGVRQTLEGFRDCARGADAFIRYLADHPELKRVILVSRWAVYATGERFRREPGHELPITDDQATTSSLQANLQVFERGLARSLDQLAALKREVVLVTQVPEAEYRIPAAMARARHLGRQPELAPLRDDYRERQAPVEQAFERQRDRHRDLVFIRPEQVLCVQERCTISVDGLPIYRDSNHLSASRARALAPLFDPLFAPGGAGG, from the coding sequence ATGTCCACCGAGTACCGTCCCGAGGTCGACGGCCTGCGCGCCATCGCCGTCCTGTCCGTGATGCTGTTCCACGCAGACATCCCGGGCTTCACCGGCGGCTATGTCGGGGTGGACATCTTCTTCGTCATCTCCGGCTATCTGATCACCGGCATCCTGCTGCGCGCCGTCGAGGCCCGGCAGTTCTCCATCGCGCAGTTCTACGAGCGTCGCATCCGGCGCATCTTTCCCGCCCTGTTCGTCGTCCTCGCGGCATCGACCCTGTGCGCGGGCCTGCTGCTGTTCGCCAACGAGCTGGCGAACTTCGGCAAGAGCCTGTTCGCGACCTCGCTGTTCTATGCCAATTACCACTTCATGCATGACACCGGCTACTTCGCAACGCCGGCCGGCAGCAAACCCCTGCTGCACATGTGGTCGCTGGCCGTCGAGGAGCAGTTCTATCTGCTGTTTCCGCTCTATGTCTATGCGGCCTGGCGCTGGTTCCGGCGGGGGCTGCTGCCGCTCACCGTCCTGCTGAGCCTGCTGTCGTTCGCCTACAGCCTCTGGCTGATCGAGCGCTCGCCGGACCAGGCCTTCTATTCCGCACCCGCACGCGCCTGGGAACTGATGGTCGGCTCGCTGCTGGCCATGGGCTTGCAGCGGTGGCCGCAGCCGATGCGCCTGGGCCGCTCGCAGCTGCTGGCGGGGCTGGGCCTGCTGGCGCTGCTGCTGCCGATCGGTCTGTATACCGAGGCCACCCCGTTTCCCGCCGGTGCCGCGCTGCCTCCGGTGCTGGGCAGCGCGCTGCTGATCTGGGCGGCGGCCACCCCGGGCAATGCGGTGGCCCGCCTGCTGTCGCTGCCGCCGGTGCGCTTCACCGGCCTGATCTCCTACTCCCTGTATCTCTGGCACTGGCCGGTCTTCATGTTCTACAAGACCTATGCCATCCAGGCCCCCGGCGCGCTCGAAACCGGCCTGCTGCTGCTCGCGACCTTTGCATTGGCTACCCTGACCTGGCGCTTCGTCGAGCGCCCATTCCGCCGGGGTGGTGGTGCGCGGCAGCGCCGCCAGGTGCTGATAGCCGGCGCCGCGGCGATGGGCGTCGGCATCTGCTGCGGCGCCCTGCTCGTGCTGGGCAAGGGCTTGCCGGGTCGTTTCGATCCGGAGATTGGTCGCATCCTCGCGGTCGCGGATGACGCTCCCCTGTTGTCATCCTGCCAGGAGCCGCAGGGCCATCCTGGACTCCGGCTGTGCAGCGCCGGGGCCGCCGAGCCGGCGCATGCCAGCTTCGTGGTCTGGGGTGACTCGCATGCCGAGGCCCTGCTGCCCGCGATCGACGCCTCGGCCCGAGCCGCCGGCGCCGCCGGACTGGTGTTCGTGCGTGGCGGCTGCCCGCCCCTGCTGGGGGTCCGCCAGACGCTCGAGGGCTTTCGCGACTGCGCCCGGGGCGCCGATGCCTTCATCCGTTATCTGGCCGATCATCCCGAGCTCAAGCGCGTGATCCTCGTTTCACGCTGGGCCGTCTATGCCACCGGCGAGCGCTTCCGCCGCGAGCCCGGGCACGAGCTCCCTATCACCGACGACCAGGCCACGACCTCCTCGCTGCAAGCCAACCTGCAGGTCTTCGAGCGCGGACTGGCGCGCAGCCTGGACCAGTTGGCAGCCCTCAAACGCGAGGTGGTGCTGGTCACCCAGGTGCCGGAAGCCGAGTACCGCATTCCCGCAGCCATGGCGCGTGCGCGGCATCTGGGCCGTCAGCCGGAACTGGCCCCGCTGCGCGACGACTATCGCGAGCGGCAGGCCCCGGTTGAACAGGCCTTCGAGCGGCAACGCGATCGCCATCGCGACCTTGTCTTCATCCGACCCGAACAGGTTCTCTGTGTGCAGGAGCGCTGCACCATCAGCGTCGACGGCCTGCCGATCTACCGGGACTCCAACCACCTGAGCGCATCGCGCGCCCGCGCGCTCGCGCCACTCTTCGATCCGTTGTTTGCTCCGGGCGGGGCCGGCGGCTGA